Proteins from a genomic interval of Beijerinckia indica subsp. indica ATCC 9039:
- the ybaK gene encoding Cys-tRNA(Pro) deacylase, which yields MSKTTPATLALQKAGVAFSLHSYEYDPSAERIGLQAAEAIGELPSRVLKTLMAEVDGKPVCAVIPSDREVSMKKLAATFGGKSAQMMRPADAERATGYRVGGISPFGQRRLVPTAIEESALQEEHVYMNGGQRGLQVRLKPADALAALKAKAASLIA from the coding sequence ATGTCAAAAACCACTCCAGCCACGCTCGCCTTGCAAAAGGCTGGTGTCGCCTTCAGCCTGCATTCCTATGAGTACGATCCTTCAGCGGAGCGGATCGGGCTTCAAGCCGCCGAGGCGATTGGGGAATTGCCAAGCAGGGTTTTGAAAACCCTGATGGCCGAGGTCGATGGCAAACCGGTTTGTGCCGTCATCCCGTCCGATCGGGAAGTCAGCATGAAGAAACTCGCCGCGACTTTCGGCGGCAAAAGTGCGCAAATGATGCGTCCAGCCGATGCGGAACGCGCAACCGGCTATCGTGTCGGCGGTATTAGCCCCTTTGGCCAGAGGCGCCTGGTGCCGACCGCGATCGAGGAAAGCGCGCTGCAAGAAGAGCATGTTTATATGAACGGCGGTCAGCGCGGCCTGCAAGTGCGGCTCAAACCAGCCGATGCTCTGGCAGCGCTGAAGGCCAAAGCCGCCTCGCTGATCGCTTGA
- the mntR gene encoding manganese-binding transcriptional regulator MntR, whose protein sequence is MSALHRSVDERGSLPDAESHSEGFRLTREARRGAVVEDYVELIADLIEEGHEARQVDIAARLGVSQPTVAKMLARLTNEGFVSRRPYRGVFLTDQGQKMASEIRKRHKTVEAFLVWLGVRPETARIDAEGMEHHVSEETLEAFRAIMTKMRM, encoded by the coding sequence GTGTCAGCCTTGCACCGGTCCGTGGACGAGCGAGGATCTCTCCCAGATGCCGAGAGCCATTCGGAAGGGTTTCGGCTGACACGGGAAGCGCGGCGTGGCGCTGTTGTCGAGGATTATGTCGAACTCATCGCCGATCTGATCGAGGAAGGCCATGAAGCGCGCCAAGTCGATATAGCGGCGCGGCTCGGCGTCTCGCAGCCGACTGTCGCCAAAATGCTGGCGCGGCTCACCAATGAGGGGTTCGTCTCGCGCCGGCCCTATCGAGGCGTTTTTCTGACGGATCAGGGGCAAAAAATGGCATCGGAAATCCGCAAGCGGCACAAAACCGTTGAGGCTTTTCTGGTCTGGCTCGGGGTCCGGCCGGAAACGGCCCGGATCGATGCCGAAGGCATGGAACACCACGTCAGCGAGGAAACGCTCGAGGCTTTCCGAGCGATCATGACGAAGATGCGGATGTAG
- a CDS encoding Nramp family divalent metal transporter, with product MSQVPGIDPLQPAWKFAGPDAELRPSLPEAHASIKVPQDGAWLRRLMAFIGPGYMVSVGYMDPGNWATDLAGGSQFGYTLLTVILLSNFMAILLQAHAARLGIVSGRDLAQACRDHYPRSVNIALWLACEAAIIACDLAEVIGTAIALQLLFGIPLVGGALLGALDAFLLLLLMNKGFRFLEAFIIAMIATITACFTIQIIAAAPPVAAILRGFLPSAEIVTHPEMLYVAIGIIGATVMPHNLYLHSSIVQTRAYPRTEPGRRDALKWAILDSTIALMLALFVNASILIVAAAAFHGTGHRDVAEIGQAFELLSPVLGLSIASTLFAIALLASGLNSTVTATLAGQIVMEGFLRMRLPHWVRRLITRGLAIVPVVFVTLLYGEHGTARLLVLSQVILSMQLPFAVIPLVQFVSDKRKMGAFVISPWLTGLSWVVAGLILSLNFKLLYDTI from the coding sequence ATGTCGCAAGTTCCGGGTATCGATCCTTTGCAGCCGGCCTGGAAATTCGCTGGCCCCGACGCGGAATTGCGGCCGAGCCTGCCGGAGGCTCACGCTTCCATCAAAGTCCCGCAGGACGGTGCCTGGCTCCGCCGGCTCATGGCCTTTATCGGGCCCGGCTATATGGTTTCAGTCGGTTATATGGATCCCGGCAATTGGGCGACCGATCTCGCCGGCGGTTCCCAATTTGGCTATACGCTGCTGACTGTCATCCTTTTATCGAATTTCATGGCCATCCTGCTGCAGGCGCATGCCGCCCGGCTCGGCATCGTCTCGGGCCGTGATCTCGCTCAGGCCTGCCGCGATCATTATCCTCGCAGCGTCAACATCGCGCTCTGGCTCGCCTGTGAAGCGGCGATTATCGCCTGTGATCTCGCCGAGGTCATCGGCACGGCTATCGCATTACAGCTTTTGTTCGGCATTCCATTGGTGGGCGGCGCTCTTCTCGGCGCGCTGGACGCCTTCCTGCTTCTGCTCTTGATGAACAAGGGTTTTCGATTTCTCGAAGCCTTTATCATCGCCATGATCGCCACGATCACCGCTTGTTTCACCATTCAAATCATCGCCGCCGCGCCGCCCGTGGCCGCGATCCTGCGCGGCTTCCTCCCCTCGGCCGAGATCGTTACCCACCCGGAAATGCTCTATGTGGCAATAGGCATTATCGGCGCGACGGTCATGCCGCATAATCTCTATCTTCATTCCTCGATCGTGCAGACGCGCGCCTATCCACGCACCGAGCCAGGCCGGCGCGATGCCCTGAAATGGGCCATTCTCGACAGCACGATTGCGCTCATGCTGGCGCTTTTCGTCAATGCCTCGATCCTCATCGTCGCGGCGGCGGCCTTTCACGGAACCGGCCATCGGGATGTCGCCGAAATCGGTCAGGCCTTCGAACTGCTCTCACCCGTCCTTGGTCTCAGCATAGCCTCGACGCTCTTCGCCATCGCGCTTCTGGCTTCAGGCCTCAATTCCACGGTCACGGCGACGCTCGCCGGCCAGATCGTCATGGAAGGCTTTTTGCGGATGCGCCTGCCGCATTGGGTGCGGCGCCTGATCACCCGTGGCCTCGCCATTGTTCCAGTCGTGTTCGTCACGCTGCTTTATGGGGAGCATGGTACAGCGCGACTCCTGGTTCTCAGCCAGGTCATTCTCTCGATGCAATTGCCTTTCGCGGTCATCCCGCTTGTTCAATTCGTCTCGGACAAGCGCAAGATGGGCGCCTTTGTGATTTCCCCCTGGCTGACCGGTCTTTCATGGGTCGTGGCCGGCCTCATTCTGAGCCTCAATTTCAAGCTTCTGTATGACACAATATGA